Proteins encoded in a region of the Triplophysa rosa linkage group LG14, Trosa_1v2, whole genome shotgun sequence genome:
- the rnf26 gene encoding E3 ubiquitin-protein ligase RNF26 — translation MGLLHFVFSTIGKCIDIIGLLLDLNFVIVSSIIQLLVAVISFVNSLPMLLINSVLECWNITLFCIITMRDGVTVVTHNMVGGWSQLIGGALESFKMIGYLSSHLLFRTKELLHRGLLSGHGLLRQAWEGCGIVFSLLLYFINTIINLLLIGTQNLYAVLVSMVEAVSCPLQKAVELTLTVLTFLYSTLVGTSILLWTPCRLAMEFLGSVCHVFVSVFLLNSYGLLLTLVIIASATVYLNPVLARQGALHIVNYINTVPVLQRLRWTVHRLRVLERNVWQRLAWHRSRISLWAVAARREAGMAVDREGGQPEPHQEQRAPQAGGDQVAEDAPQDAQQVDEPLDLPLPSSSTHRPLRKFPSEDCCKGPPTENLLTLLQEQEERKKCVICQDSTKTVVLLPCRHLCLCRVCTNILLSQPIYQHNCPLCRHMILQTMDVYL, via the coding sequence ATGGGTCTGTTGCACTTTGTTTTCAGTACAATTGGGAAATGCATAGATATCATTGGCCTCCTTCTGGATTTAAACTTTGTGATTGTCAGCTCAATAATTCAGCTGTTGGTGGCAGTGATCTCTTTTGTCAATAGTTTACCCATGCTACTCATAAATTCTGTGTTGGAGTGCTGGAATATCACTCTATTTTGCATAATCACAATGAGGGACGGGGTGACTGTTGTGACACACAACATGGTCGGAGGCTGGTCGCAGTTAATCGGAGGCGCGCTGGAAAGCTTCAAGATGATCGGATACTTGTCTTCACATTTATTGTTCCGCACCAAAGAGCTTCTCCACCGTGGACTGCTGTCGGGACATGGCTTGCTACGGCAGGCCTGGGAGGGTTGTGGCATCGTGTTCAGCCTGTTGCTGTACTTCATCAACACAATCATCAACCTCCTGCTCATTGGAACACAAAATTTATATGCTGTGTTGGTCAGCATGGTGGAAGCTGTATCCTGCCCTTTGCAGAAAGCTGTTGAGTTGACATTGACTGTGCTTACTTTTCTTTACAGTACTCTTGTGGGCACCTCCATCCTTTTGTGGACACCATGCAGACTGGCCATGGAGTTCCTGGGGTCCGTGTGCCACGTCTTTGTCAGCGTATTTCTGCTCAACTCTTATGGGCTGTTGCTCACCCTGGTCATCATTGCGAGTGCCACTGTGTACCTGAACCCTGTACTCGCTCGACAAGGAGCTTTGCATATTGTCAATTACATTAACACAGTACCTGTCCTTCAGCGTCTCCGTTGGACAGTGCACCGTCTCAGAGTGCTTGAAAGGAACGTGTGGCAGCGACTCGCCTGGCATCGCAGTCGGATAAGCCTCTGGGCGGTGGCTGCGCGAAGAGAAGCTGGCATGGCTGTGGACAGGGAGGGTGGACAACCAGAGCCTCACCAAGAGCAGAGAGCACCTCAAGCTGGGGGAGACCAGGTGGCGGAGGATGCACCCCAAGATGCCCAGCAAGTGGACGAACCTCTCGACCTGCCTCTCCCCAGTTCCAGTACTCACAGGCCCCTGCGGAAATTTCCCTCTGAGGATTGTTGCAAAGGCCCTCCAACTGAAAACCTACTGACACTTTTACAGGAGCAGGAGGAGAGGAAGAAGTGTGTTATTTGTCAGGACAGCACTAAGACTGTTGTGCTGCTACCTTGTCGTCACTTGTGCTTGTGTAGAGTCTGCACCAACATTTTGCTGAGCCAACCCATCTACCAACACAACTGCCCTCTTTGTCGCCACATGATCCTACAGACCATGGACGTGTATCTCTGA